One Exiguobacterium sibiricum 7-3 genomic window carries:
- a CDS encoding Fic/DOC family protein has translation MSTDPYSQDGVLKNKFGEKDPRKLEILEKRSTIRGWIKLQNELIATPNLKLDVSLIKKIHKNLFEDVYDWAGEYRTVNIVKGKTMFANALYVPAALEDLVTKLNRDITSKSITSNNIGEKLAYYYGELNMIHPFREGNGRTQRIFIEKVADKLGYSLQLEKVDSKKLLEVTIESVNGTGRPLKKVFEEVIVTKHFKSQSEKPHINSKSITSTNVTKNNYDLER, from the coding sequence TTGAGCACAGATCCTTATTCTCAAGATGGTGTATTGAAGAATAAATTTGGCGAAAAAGATCCTAGAAAGTTGGAGATTTTAGAGAAGAGGTCTACGATTCGTGGATGGATTAAACTACAAAACGAATTGATAGCTACTCCGAATTTAAAGCTAGATGTTTCTTTGATAAAAAAGATTCATAAAAACTTATTTGAGGATGTATATGATTGGGCCGGTGAGTATAGAACGGTGAACATCGTTAAAGGAAAAACGATGTTTGCTAATGCTCTGTATGTACCAGCTGCATTAGAAGATTTAGTTACAAAGCTAAATAGGGACATCACCTCGAAGTCTATTACGTCCAATAACATAGGTGAAAAATTAGCTTATTATTATGGTGAACTTAATATGATCCATCCGTTCCGAGAGGGGAACGGACGTACACAGAGAATATTTATTGAAAAAGTAGCAGATAAGCTGGGTTACTCTCTCCAGTTGGAAAAGGTAGACTCTAAGAAATTACTCGAAGTAACGATTGAGTCAGTAAATGGAACTGGAAGACCTCTAAAGAAAGTCTTTGAAGAGGTGATTGTAACCAAACACTTTAAGAGCCAATCTGAGAAACCACATATAAATAGTAAAAGTATCACTTCAACAAATGTAACCAAAAACAATTATGATTTAGAGAGATAA
- a CDS encoding YolD-like family protein, protein MYKDRGNLKWIPFLMPEHKALLYEYYKEKQKIQMPELDEQMLSIYDEFLTEALFKGNQVTVHYFESRDSEIKTFKGYVQKIDEYKKRIEIVSLKGERKLISFGSITNLE, encoded by the coding sequence ATGTATAAAGATCGAGGAAACTTAAAGTGGATACCATTTCTTATGCCGGAACATAAAGCATTGTTATACGAGTACTATAAAGAAAAGCAAAAAATCCAGATGCCGGAATTGGATGAACAGATGTTGTCTATTTATGATGAATTCTTAACAGAAGCACTCTTTAAAGGAAACCAGGTCACAGTTCACTATTTTGAGAGTAGAGATAGTGAAATAAAAACATTTAAGGGCTATGTGCAAAAAATAGACGAATATAAAAAAAGAATAGAAATAGTCTCCCTTAAGGGTGAAAGGAAATTAATTTCATTTGGTTCCATTACAAATCTTGAGTGA
- a CDS encoding IS3 family transposase has protein sequence MNPGNDHWSMMWWKPYLKFSDAVAEATLKIIKTEFVKKRVFSSLTELEREFQDYVNGFNHLRIHGTLNYQSSVRYKQSLLKKIV, from the coding sequence ATGAATCCAGGCAACGACCATTGGTCGATGATGTGGTGGAAGCCATACTTGAAATTTTCCGATGCAGTCGCGGAAGCCACGTTAAAAATCATCAAGACAGAGTTTGTCAAAAAACGAGTGTTCTCGAGTTTGACGGAGCTGGAACGCGAGTTCCAGGATTACGTAAATGGGTTCAACCACCTTCGCATACACGGTACATTGAATTATCAAAGCTCCGTTCGCTACAAGCAATCACTCCTTAAGAAAATTGTCTAG
- a CDS encoding response regulator transcription factor yields MKILVIEDEEGLSEFIDLELSHEGYQVTVASDGRQGLELALNNSWDIILLDLMLPKLNGVEVCRRVKSVKDIPIIMITARDSVMDRVMGLDNGADDYVSKPFAIEELLARIRVIVRRNEKKVELDAYSIKFKNLDLNIESRLLHKEDEIIELTKKEYDLLFMLMKNRDRVLTREVILDHIWGYESEAETNVVDVYIRHLRNKLNASNKEEYIQTIRGLGYVMRQ; encoded by the coding sequence ATGAAGATTCTAGTTATCGAAGACGAGGAAGGATTATCCGAATTTATAGACTTAGAACTTAGCCATGAAGGATATCAAGTCACTGTAGCATCGGATGGTAGGCAAGGATTAGAATTAGCACTTAATAACAGTTGGGATATTATATTACTCGATTTGATGTTGCCAAAATTGAATGGGGTAGAAGTATGTCGACGAGTGAAATCAGTGAAAGACATACCAATCATCATGATTACTGCCAGAGATAGTGTGATGGATCGGGTCATGGGGCTCGATAATGGAGCAGATGACTATGTGTCGAAGCCATTTGCGATTGAAGAACTATTGGCTCGGATCAGAGTAATCGTGAGAAGAAACGAAAAAAAGGTTGAACTAGACGCGTATTCAATAAAGTTTAAGAATCTTGATTTGAATATTGAATCTCGATTATTACACAAAGAAGATGAAATCATTGAGCTGACGAAGAAAGAATATGATTTATTGTTCATGCTCATGAAGAATAGGGATCGTGTACTTACACGAGAAGTCATTTTGGATCACATTTGGGGATATGAGAGTGAAGCAGAAACCAATGTCGTAGATGTCTACATACGACACCTTAGGAATAAACTCAATGCTTCAAATAAAGAAGAGTACATTCAGACCATTCGCGGATTAGGATATGTGATGCGACAATGA
- a CDS encoding HAMP domain-containing sensor histidine kinase, whose protein sequence is MKNTKRNLKINGKLTLWAASILLILFFIYTMLQYFLVQNWIMVHEKSSLQKRMDEVVAYIQESDSAENISERQKYLKVLNEQDQMIRLVREDGHVVFTITDGIPKKWVPATFMTRSELIEKKITNETVLIYRKPLTVGEFQGTVEIIRNVEGFDSLIDQLLALVVSTGVVAILLSFVGGRIIAFQLLKPINTMIQSLKQIKGEGIDKRLPISEQKDEISELGIVFNDLMTDIEKSFIQQKQFVEDASHELKTPLSVIHGHLSLIKRWGKEDPQVLERSIELSLNETNRLIRLVSELVILSRVDETPSVSKSLTSEELTGIFQNIVENFKLLHKDASFSINCTFKNHFRVNISKNHLEQVVVILLDNAIKYSKEEKNVSISLLTANDRLVIEVKDVGVGIPEEELPHVMDRFYRVDKARSRKHGGSGLGLSIANVLLTQYKGTLEIDSVFNEWTKVSISIPLIKSE, encoded by the coding sequence ATGAAAAATACCAAACGAAATTTGAAAATCAATGGAAAGTTAACGTTATGGGCAGCATCCATATTACTTATCTTATTTTTCATATACACAATGCTACAGTATTTTTTAGTTCAAAATTGGATTATGGTGCATGAAAAAAGCTCACTTCAAAAACGGATGGATGAAGTTGTAGCATATATTCAAGAATCTGACTCAGCCGAGAATATTTCAGAACGACAAAAATATCTCAAGGTTTTGAATGAGCAGGATCAAATGATTCGTCTGGTACGAGAAGATGGGCACGTGGTGTTTACTATCACGGATGGGATTCCTAAAAAGTGGGTGCCCGCAACATTCATGACACGATCTGAATTGATTGAAAAAAAGATTACGAATGAAACAGTTCTCATTTATCGGAAACCACTTACGGTGGGTGAGTTCCAAGGAACCGTTGAAATCATCCGCAATGTGGAAGGATTCGATAGTCTCATTGACCAACTTCTAGCATTAGTCGTCAGTACAGGCGTGGTAGCGATTCTGCTAAGTTTTGTTGGTGGACGAATCATTGCCTTTCAACTGTTGAAGCCAATCAATACAATGATTCAATCCTTAAAACAAATTAAAGGTGAAGGCATCGATAAGCGGTTACCCATCAGCGAGCAAAAAGATGAGATCTCAGAACTGGGAATCGTATTCAACGATTTGATGACCGACATCGAAAAATCATTCATCCAACAAAAACAGTTCGTGGAAGATGCTTCGCACGAACTGAAGACGCCGCTATCGGTCATTCATGGACATTTATCACTCATCAAGCGTTGGGGAAAAGAGGATCCTCAAGTGCTTGAGCGTTCCATCGAGTTGAGCTTAAATGAAACGAATCGCTTGATCCGTCTCGTTTCAGAGTTGGTCATTTTATCGAGGGTAGATGAAACACCTTCTGTATCAAAATCACTAACCTCTGAAGAATTAACTGGCATATTTCAAAATATCGTCGAAAATTTTAAGTTACTCCACAAAGACGCAAGCTTTTCCATAAATTGTACATTCAAGAATCACTTTCGTGTGAACATCTCTAAAAATCATCTTGAACAAGTTGTGGTCATTTTATTAGACAATGCGATCAAATATTCCAAGGAAGAAAAAAACGTAAGCATCAGCTTACTCACTGCCAATGATCGGCTAGTGATTGAAGTGAAGGATGTGGGAGTCGGAATTCCTGAAGAAGAACTCCCTCATGTCATGGATCGGTTTTACCGCGTCGACAAAGCGAGAAGTCGGAAGCACGGAGGAAGTGGTCTGGGGTTGTCGATTGCTAACGTTCTGCTCACGCAGTATAAAGGCACATTAGAGATAGATAGCGTCTTTAATGAGTGGACGAAAGTCAGCATATCCATACCACTTATAAAAAGTGAATAA
- a CDS encoding membrane protein has protein sequence MKRFEETQTTILNVEDETMTRSLLNKVPEVTIFFWIIKIMATTVGETAADFLNFNLHWGLSNTTIIMTVLLMGTLYLQFKKRQYVPWVYWLTVVLISVVGTLFTDNLVDNYGVSLVTTTVIFAIATIVAFSAWYISERTLSIHSIFTMKREIFYWTAILFTFALGTAAGDLLSEGLGLGYALSGIIFALMIIAITIGYYAFKLNSVVAFWMVYILTRPLGASLGDFLSQSHKNGGLGLGTVGTSILFLCTILGLVTYLTATKKDQVFAK, from the coding sequence ATGAAAAGGTTCGAAGAAACTCAGACCACTATTTTAAATGTCGAAGACGAAACGATGACAAGAAGCTTGTTGAACAAAGTACCTGAAGTGACGATTTTTTTCTGGATCATAAAAATCATGGCGACGACAGTAGGCGAAACTGCAGCTGATTTTTTAAACTTTAATTTACATTGGGGATTGTCGAATACGACCATTATTATGACGGTCCTTCTGATGGGGACGCTCTATCTACAGTTTAAAAAGCGTCAGTACGTACCGTGGGTGTATTGGTTGACCGTCGTATTGATTAGCGTTGTAGGAACACTGTTCACAGACAATTTAGTCGATAACTATGGAGTATCACTCGTCACGACCACTGTCATTTTTGCCATTGCCACGATTGTCGCCTTCAGTGCATGGTATATCAGCGAGCGTACGTTATCCATCCATTCAATCTTCACGATGAAAAGAGAGATTTTTTATTGGACGGCGATTCTCTTTACGTTTGCATTAGGTACAGCAGCAGGGGATTTATTGTCTGAAGGCTTAGGACTAGGATATGCTCTATCCGGTATCATTTTCGCTCTTATGATCATCGCAATTACGATAGGGTATTATGCATTCAAGTTAAATAGCGTTGTTGCTTTTTGGATGGTCTATATTCTAACACGTCCTCTTGGTGCATCTTTGGGAGATTTCTTGTCACAATCGCATAAGAATGGAGGACTAGGACTTGGTACTGTAGGTACGAGCATCTTATTCCTTTGTACGATTTTAGGGCTAGTAACGTATTTGACGGCTACTAAAAAAGATCAAGTGTTTGCAAAATAA
- a CDS encoding DUF6044 family protein: MVKERTRILIGILAACVYILPMILLGEQAHIRIHDNLDSNIVWYKTLIDTNTLFTGLHANVPDLLNGVVSRNAFVSSFTGIVWLYQWFPPYTAYVISQLLVRIFAFLGMYLLLRDHGKTVIPHSYALWVAVLFSWTPFWPSGMLSTLGMPLLLWAYWNIWKGRRKKANVLVLLLVPFYSSFVLGIFFFLATLAIYHVIKEIRGRHFHGRFWLAYCTQVILYLLIEYRLVYSMLWEEEPTSRNDFEIGSNGFWATIRLFFKHLVLGHTHDRAAQSPVILLTLLVFGVIVFRKREEESKPIRSLIWFLLGLSLWYAFWFYDGWNPLKQQVSLMRTFNFSRFHFLQPMVWYGLFFLMLDWLWKISKRKIALVLLTAQTAILLTWNPEFVYRHHPSYEAFYATAQFDDIKRYIDRPTKNYQVASIGMHPAIAQYNGMRTVDGYVNFYPLSYKASFRKVIRGELDKSKMLQHYFDTWGNRVYLFSSELEKEYEFTKHHQVPIRHLSIDATQLKRIGATYVLSAVPIQNAEATGLRYEKTFQNRQSAWKIRLYRIQAPSKNMK, from the coding sequence ATGGTGAAAGAAAGAACACGTATCCTAATTGGAATCTTAGCGGCTTGTGTATATATCCTGCCCATGATTCTTTTAGGAGAACAGGCACATATCCGAATTCATGACAATTTAGATTCAAACATCGTCTGGTACAAGACATTAATCGATACGAACACGCTTTTTACAGGTCTTCATGCGAACGTTCCTGATCTATTGAACGGGGTCGTCTCAAGGAACGCCTTCGTCAGCAGTTTCACGGGCATCGTCTGGTTATACCAATGGTTCCCCCCCTATACGGCGTACGTCATCAGTCAATTGTTGGTCCGTATCTTTGCTTTTCTAGGCATGTATTTATTATTGCGCGATCATGGGAAGACAGTCATACCTCATTCCTATGCACTATGGGTCGCTGTCCTGTTTTCTTGGACACCGTTTTGGCCATCCGGCATGTTGAGCACGCTTGGGATGCCCCTCTTATTATGGGCATATTGGAACATCTGGAAGGGAAGACGGAAGAAGGCGAATGTCCTCGTCCTGTTACTCGTCCCGTTCTATTCAAGCTTCGTACTAGGGATATTCTTCTTCTTGGCGACGCTCGCCATCTATCACGTCATCAAAGAGATACGGGGGCGCCATTTCCATGGTCGTTTTTGGCTTGCCTATTGTACACAAGTCATCCTGTACTTACTGATTGAATATCGATTGGTCTATTCGATGTTATGGGAAGAAGAACCTACGAGTCGGAATGATTTCGAGATTGGAAGCAACGGTTTCTGGGCAACTATCCGTCTGTTCTTCAAGCACCTGGTGCTGGGGCATACGCATGACCGGGCAGCACAATCGCCAGTCATTCTACTGACATTGCTCGTCTTCGGAGTCATCGTTTTTCGGAAACGAGAGGAAGAATCGAAGCCGATTCGCTCTTTGATTTGGTTTTTGCTTGGCTTATCGCTTTGGTATGCGTTTTGGTTCTATGACGGGTGGAATCCACTGAAGCAACAGGTGTCCCTTATGCGGACCTTTAACTTCTCGCGATTTCATTTCTTGCAGCCGATGGTGTGGTACGGCTTGTTCTTCTTGATGCTCGACTGGTTATGGAAGATATCAAAACGAAAAATTGCACTAGTATTGCTCACCGCACAAACAGCCATTCTACTCACATGGAATCCGGAGTTTGTTTATCGTCATCATCCATCATACGAAGCGTTCTATGCGACGGCCCAGTTCGATGACATCAAACGCTATATCGACCGACCGACGAAGAATTATCAAGTCGCCTCGATTGGGATGCATCCTGCCATCGCACAATACAACGGCATGCGTACCGTCGATGGTTACGTCAACTTTTATCCACTGAGTTATAAAGCGTCCTTCCGGAAAGTCATTAGGGGAGAATTGGATAAAAGTAAGATGCTCCAACACTATTTTGATACATGGGGAAATCGCGTTTACTTGTTCTCTTCAGAGCTCGAGAAGGAATATGAATTTACGAAGCATCATCAGGTACCAATCCGTCATTTATCCATCGATGCGACACAGTTGAAACGGATTGGTGCGACGTATGTCTTGTCCGCCGTACCGATTCAAAATGCGGAAGCCACCGGACTACGCTATGAGAAGACGTTCCAGAATCGGCAGTCGGCATGGAAGATTCGGCTGTATCGAATCCAAGCACCATCAAAAAACATGAAGTAA
- a CDS encoding glycosyltransferase family 2 protein: MTMTTIPTLGIIIPCYNETEVLPLTIQVMGRFLEDWKEERLISKDSFVLFVDDGSHDDTWLQIERAHAKDARFRGLKLAHNVGHQNALFAGLMEGHATADCIVSMDADLQDDVKVIEQFLGCFAQGNDIVYGVREDRKSDSWFKRSTAQGFYRFIDWLGVETVYNHADYRLMSRRAVETLCSYPERNLFLRGLVPSLGFRTTEVTYTRNPRQAGESKYPLRKMLALAWDGVTSFSVRPIKLLFLLSLFMLVVSAGFVCYALYRRYEGETMDGWTSLMMSIWFIGGLQLFGIGLVGEYIGKIYREVKRRPRYVIEEKRE; this comes from the coding sequence ATGACGATGACGACAATCCCTACCTTAGGGATAATTATTCCTTGTTATAACGAGACAGAGGTTTTACCACTGACGATTCAGGTGATGGGCCGCTTCCTTGAAGATTGGAAGGAGGAGAGACTGATTTCGAAGGATTCCTTCGTTCTGTTCGTCGATGATGGAAGCCATGACGACACATGGTTACAAATCGAGCGTGCCCATGCTAAGGATGCACGATTCCGGGGATTGAAGCTTGCCCATAATGTTGGACATCAAAATGCGTTGTTCGCTGGACTCATGGAAGGACATGCGACCGCAGATTGTATCGTATCAATGGACGCCGATCTTCAAGATGATGTAAAGGTGATTGAACAGTTCCTGGGATGCTTCGCACAAGGAAATGATATCGTGTATGGTGTACGAGAGGATCGAAAAAGTGACAGCTGGTTCAAGCGTTCTACGGCCCAAGGATTTTACCGATTTATCGATTGGCTTGGAGTCGAGACGGTTTACAACCATGCAGATTATCGCCTGATGAGCAGACGTGCAGTCGAAACGCTCTGTTCCTACCCGGAGCGAAACCTTTTCCTCCGCGGGCTTGTTCCATCGCTCGGTTTTCGGACGACAGAAGTGACATATACCCGTAATCCCCGACAAGCTGGTGAATCAAAATACCCGCTGCGAAAGATGTTGGCGCTTGCATGGGATGGTGTAACCTCCTTCAGTGTCCGTCCCATCAAACTCTTGTTTCTATTGTCGCTCTTCATGTTGGTCGTCTCGGCAGGGTTCGTTTGCTATGCATTATATCGTAGATATGAGGGTGAAACGATGGATGGTTGGACCTCCTTGATGATGTCAATCTGGTTCATCGGAGGGCTTCAATTATTT